The following are encoded together in the Coffea arabica cultivar ET-39 chromosome 1c, Coffea Arabica ET-39 HiFi, whole genome shotgun sequence genome:
- the LOC140004610 gene encoding uncharacterized protein, with protein sequence MEHWLLWDLSRGEVAFWWDNWSGLGPLAWRFPEEASDARATAFLREGRWDYSALASVPAVVRDAAQGSFFCFRLDPDTLVWLRDPSGVFSIRSTYQLVRLARARSWVFSFFWHSFIPRKLSFFMLRLVNGQLPMDDVLEKFQIHGPSKCHCCVLGQLETMEHVFLTGQLASATWAFFKHSLELSTSAATVRSRCATWWLLPVKGKVIRWLMRILPILILWFLWRARNMSRFEGRKICGSQVRALIVHEVRMLVRAHFPGITVLGQWDELLKALSVVRRALTATAVRWAFPPTGCFKLNTDGCATE encoded by the coding sequence ATGGAGCATTGGTTGTTGTGGGATCTCTCGAGAGGGGAGGTGGCTTTCTGGTGGGATAACTGGAGTGGGCTAGGCCCATTGGCGTGGAGGTTTCCTGAGGAGGCGTCGGATGCAAGGGCTACGGCTTTTTTACGAGAAGGGAGATGGGATTATTCGGCTTTGGCATCGGTGCCCGCAGTGGTTAGGGACGCTGCCCAGGGATCCTTTTTCTGTTTTAGGTTGGATCCAGATACCCTAGTTTGGTTACGGGATCCTTCGGGAGTTTTCTCGATTAGGTCGACATATCAACTTGTTCGCCTGGCTAGGGCTCGCTCCtgggttttctctttcttttggcATTCCTTCATCCCGCGTAAATTGTCTTTCTTTATGTTGCGTTTAGTGAACGGCCAGTTGCCGATGGATGACGTGCTCGAAAAGTTCCAAATTCATGGTCCTTCTAAATGTCACTGCTGTGTGCTTGGCCAGTTAGAGACGATGGAACATGTTTTCTTAACAGGGCAGCTAGCCTCTGCGACATGGGCGTTTTTTAAGCATTCTCTTGAATTATCTACATCGGCTGCCACGGTTCGTTCCCGGTGCGCCACTTGGTGGTTACTCCCCGTGAAAGGTAAGGTTATACGCTGGTTAATGCGTATTCTCCCAATCCTCATTTTATGGTTTCTATGGCGGGCCAGGAATATGTCCAGGTTCGAGGGTCGCAAGATTTGTGGCTCGCAAGTTCGGGCTCTTATTGTACATGAGGTAAGAATGCTTGTCAGAGCCCATTTTCCGGGTATTACGGTGCTTGGCCAATGGGATGAACTTCTGAAGGCCTTGTCTGTGGTTCGGAGGGCTTTAACTGCAACGGCGGTCAGGTGGGCTTTCCCTCCGACGGGCTGCTTCAAGCTAAACACTGATGGTTGTGCCACAGAGTGA
- the LOC140004618 gene encoding uncharacterized protein translates to MCRENSVRLLVLLEPMSEAGQLEIVRRKLKFDKARSFVDRKIWMLWDSRLQLGSVERADQLVHVRACFEFGASFAVSFVYAKCTRVARRPLWEALEGIGESMNQPWMAIGDFNVISSANERAGGSPPNLRNMEEFNSSMFRCGLSEMGFDGSQFTWTNGSMWQRLDRALINDKWLAAYPVSKFPLGSERGLGDGCTRGGYIPFFNKLVQAREKLRGWSQEVFGNIPSRVKTAEAAYRLREEEYDRCRNDSTRACLNAARAEYNRELAVEYEFWRQKAAVKWLREGEANTSFLHSMVRQRKSSNFIARIKVEEGRWYDSVRHIKASATDFYAKLFTSESTYREGFPELPFTVPSVESGSNDKLKEVLTAEEI, encoded by the exons ATGTGTCGAGAAAACTCGGTTCGTCTACTGGTTCTCTTGGAGCCTATGTCAGAAGCAGGTCAATTGGAAATTGTACGGCGTAAACTAAAGTTTGATAAGGCAAGGAGCTTTGTCGATCGGAAAATTTGGATGCTTTGGGACTCAAGGTTGCAGTTAGGCTCTGTCGAACGGGCGGACCAATTAGTGCACGTAAGGGCTTGTTTTGAGTTTGGCGCATCTTTCGCTGTGTCCTTTGTGTATGCCAAGTGTACCAGGGTGGCGAGACGCCCACTCTGGGAGGCGCTAGAGGGGATAGGGGAGTCGATGAATCAGCCATGGATGGCCATTGGGGACTTTAATGTCATCTCCTCGGCCAACGAAAGAGCCGGAGGGTCCCCGCCGAACCTGCGAAACATGGAGGAGTTTAATTCCTCAATGTTTCGATGCGGGTTGTCGGAGATGGGCTTTGACGGGTCGCAATTCACCTGGACAAATGGGTCAATGTGGCAAAGGCTGGACCGCGCACTGATCAATGATAAGTGGCTGGCGGCTTACCCTGTGTCCAAG TTTCCTCTCGGTAGTGAGCGGGGCTTGGGGGATGGATGTACCAGGGGTGGGTATATCCCTTTTTTCAACAAACTAGTACAAGCACGGGAAAAACTGAGAGGATGGAGCCAGGAGGTATTTGGTAATATACCCTCTCGGGTTAAGACAGCAGAGGCTGCATACAGACTGCGAGAGGAGGAGTATGATCGGTGTAGGAATGATTCCACCAGGGCCTGCCTCAATGCGGCTAGGGCAGAATATAATAGAGAACTGGCCGTCGAATATGAGTTCTGGCGGCAAAAGGCGGCAGTTAAGTGGCTTCGCGAGGGAGAGGCCAACACTTCATTCCTTCACTCCATGGTTCGTCAGCGAAAGAGCTCTAATTTTATTGCGAGAATTAAGGTTGAGGAGGGTCGATGGTATGACTCTGTGCGACATATTAAAGCCTCTGCAACAGATTTCTATGCTAAATTGTTTACATCGGAATCTACGTATAGAGAAGGCTTTCCGGAACTTCCTTTTACGGTTCCATCGGTTGAGAGTGGGAGCAATGACAAACTAAAGGAGGTTCTGACAGCAGAGGAAATCTGA